A stretch of the Coprobacillus cateniformis genome encodes the following:
- a CDS encoding ABC-F family ATP-binding cassette domain-containing protein produces MLITASHITKYNNLKCIVDDVSFTINEQDKIALIGVNGTGKSTLLKMISDRENYQGDILKKKDIQISYLSQNPHFQDDYSVLKQVYEYVGHDIPDYEVKAILNKFGITNYEQRIKELSGGQQKRVALAITLLKPCDLLLLDEPTNHLDNEMIEYLEKYLMKFHKAIFMVTHDRYFLERITNKIFELDRTKIYEYEANYSHFLELKAQREEIALSTQRKRKLFLKKELEWVRAGVQARSTKSKDRLQRFEELNNQKDIEKIQNVEMLSVSSRLGKKTIELEDVSMSYDHLLFEPFSYHFKRNDRVGILGKNGCGKSTLLNIIAGIIKPSYGQVIIGDTIKIGYFKQGHGDMDPSMRVIDYIKETANVLKTSDGQLSAKQMCEKFLFESDMQYTPIERLSGGEKRRLYLLKILMSAPNVLLLDEPTNDLDIMTLQILEDYLDHFNGIILTVSHDRYFLDRICDELFVFKDQKITYHIGGYSEYIDLESSSKKTKVTTSQAPRERKKKIKLSYKEKQELDTLEQLVPQLEQQIKDIDKKMDGVIEFDIIQAMLKERDSLSLQLEESEMRWMELLEKQEQNEK; encoded by the coding sequence ATGCTTATAACTGCTTCACATATAACGAAATATAATAATTTAAAATGTATTGTTGATGATGTTTCTTTCACTATCAATGAGCAAGATAAGATTGCTTTAATTGGTGTCAATGGCACAGGGAAATCTACGCTTCTTAAAATGATTTCTGATAGAGAGAATTATCAAGGTGATATCTTAAAAAAGAAAGATATTCAAATCAGTTATCTTTCACAAAATCCTCATTTTCAAGATGATTATTCTGTTTTAAAACAAGTCTATGAATATGTTGGTCATGATATTCCAGATTATGAAGTCAAAGCGATTCTCAATAAATTTGGTATTACAAATTATGAACAGCGTATAAAAGAATTATCTGGTGGTCAACAAAAAAGAGTTGCTCTTGCAATCACATTGCTGAAACCATGTGATTTACTCTTACTAGATGAACCAACCAATCATTTAGATAATGAAATGATTGAGTATTTAGAAAAATATTTAATGAAATTTCATAAAGCAATTTTTATGGTGACACATGATCGTTATTTCTTAGAAAGAATTACTAATAAGATATTTGAACTTGATCGTACAAAAATCTATGAATATGAAGCCAATTACTCACATTTCTTAGAACTCAAAGCCCAAAGAGAAGAAATTGCTTTATCAACGCAAAGAAAAAGAAAACTCTTTTTAAAGAAAGAATTAGAATGGGTTCGTGCTGGTGTCCAAGCACGTTCTACAAAAAGTAAAGATCGTTTGCAAAGATTTGAAGAATTAAATAATCAAAAGGATATAGAAAAAATTCAAAATGTTGAGATGCTAAGTGTCTCATCTCGACTAGGGAAAAAAACAATTGAATTAGAAGATGTTTCCATGTCTTATGATCATCTCTTATTTGAACCATTCTCTTATCACTTTAAAAGAAATGATCGGGTTGGTATATTAGGGAAAAATGGCTGTGGAAAATCTACGCTTCTCAATATCATTGCAGGTATTATTAAACCATCATATGGACAAGTTATTATTGGTGATACAATTAAGATTGGATATTTCAAGCAAGGTCATGGTGATATGGATCCATCTATGCGTGTCATTGATTATATCAAAGAGACAGCTAATGTTTTAAAGACAAGTGATGGTCAATTAAGCGCCAAACAAATGTGTGAAAAATTTCTTTTTGAATCTGACATGCAATATACACCCATAGAAAGATTATCGGGTGGTGAAAAGCGTCGTTTATATTTATTAAAGATCTTAATGAGTGCACCAAATGTTTTACTCTTAGATGAACCAACGAATGATTTAGATATTATGACATTACAGATATTAGAAGATTATTTAGATCATTTTAATGGTATTATATTAACTGTTTCACATGATCGCTACTTTTTAGATCGTATTTGTGATGAGCTCTTTGTCTTTAAAGATCAAAAGATAACTTATCATATAGGAGGCTATAGTGAATATATCGACTTAGAAAGTTCTTCCAAAAAAACCAAAGTCACAACTTCTCAAGCTCCTAGGGAAAGAAAAAAGAAAATTAAACTTTCTTATAAAGAAAAACAAGAATTAGATACACTTGAACAACTTGTCCCTCAATTAGAACAACAAATCAAAGATATTGATAAAAAAATGGATGGAGTGATCGAATTTGATATCATCCAAGCTATGCTCAAAGAACGTGATAGTCTCTCACTTCAGCTTGAAGAATCTGAAATGAGATGGATGGAACTTCTAGAAAAACAAGAACAGAATGAAAAATAA
- a CDS encoding GNAT family N-acetyltransferase, whose amino-acid sequence MNAHIDVTDVILETERLILRPWTMNDLDDFYEYASQSGVGEMAGWKAHESIDESREILTMFMKEKKTFAIEYKDNHKVIGSLGIEEDRLKDDSEYQSLYGREIGYVLNKDYWGAGLMPEAVQCVIQYCFKQLHYDYLLCGYFNKNNKSRRVNEKCGFQFLKEVDFHTRMGTVEPGQLNIIKK is encoded by the coding sequence CATATAGATGTTACAGATGTTATTTTAGAAACAGAAAGATTGATATTGCGTCCTTGGACAATGAATGATTTAGATGATTTTTATGAATATGCTTCTCAATCTGGTGTTGGTGAAATGGCTGGTTGGAAAGCACATGAATCTATAGATGAATCTCGTGAAATTTTAACTATGTTTATGAAGGAAAAAAAGACATTTGCGATAGAATATAAGGATAATCATAAAGTGATTGGAAGTCTTGGCATAGAGGAAGATCGTTTAAAAGATGATTCAGAGTATCAATCATTATATGGACGAGAAATCGGTTATGTTTTAAACAAGGATTATTGGGGAGCAGGACTTATGCCAGAAGCTGTTCAATGTGTGATTCAATACTGTTTTAAGCAACTTCATTATGATTATCTCTTATGTGGCTATTTCAATAAAAATAATAAGTCAAGAAGAGTTAATGAAAAATGTGGTTTTCAATTTCTTAAAGAGGTTGATTTTCATACAAGAATGGGCACTGTTGAACCTGGTCAATTGAATATTATTAAAAAATAA